A window from Candidatus Thermoplasmatota archaeon encodes these proteins:
- a CDS encoding GNAT family N-acetyltransferase has product MRHILERSVETVWRDIPEGERRGVDYTKWRKTAVQVIEPVLKDRANKIYVAEDENDGFAGYIVVGETKNIFSPAGHGFIYDVFVEEQFRRSGVASMLLKAAEDFCILRGLEAIKLEVADDNPIAMKLYEQAGFTSERRFLGKRIEP; this is encoded by the coding sequence ATGAGGCATATTCTCGAGAGGAGCGTTGAGACGGTCTGGCGGGACATACCCGAGGGTGAGAGGAGGGGAGTTGACTACACCAAATGGAGAAAGACCGCCGTCCAGGTCATCGAGCCTGTGCTGAAGGACAGGGCGAACAAGATCTACGTGGCGGAGGATGAGAATGATGGTTTTGCGGGATACATCGTCGTCGGAGAGACCAAGAACATATTCTCCCCCGCGGGCCACGGCTTCATCTATGACGTCTTCGTGGAGGAGCAGTTCCGAAGATCGGGAGTGGCGAGTATGCTTCTGAAAGCGGCGGAGGACTTCTGCATCTTGAGAGGTCTCGAGGCGATCAAACTGGAGGTTGCGGACGATAATCCGATCGCCATGAAGTTGTACGAGCAAGCGGGGTTCACATCGGAGAGGCGCTTCCTGGGAAAGAGAATCGAACCGTGA